From Methanobrevibacter oralis:
CAATAGAATTTATGGAAAAACTATTTGAAAAAGAATTCTATAGAATCGTAAATAGAGATTCCTACTATAAAAATTGGATCAGTAAATTCATCATGATTAACTAAAAAATTTTTTGTCCGAAACTATAATCTGTTCCTATGGATATTTTTTTTATATCATCTACATTTATATTTTACCATTCACTAATTGAAATAACCCCTCAAATTAATCAATACTATTAAAATTATTAAATTAATAAACAAAGAAAGTTAAGTTAAATCTATAAAATGCCCCAAATGTAAAAGGGAGTTGAAAAAAGTATTTTCCAGCTCTTCTGAAGAACTAAGTATTGAATCTTTAAAAGGTGAAATAATTCTTGGAAATTGTAAAAATAATATTTATAACTACTATTGTCCAAATTGTGATGAATATCATTCCTTTTAAAGACCTAAAATCTCTTTTTCAGAATTTTGCATCTTTAATTATGTTAATTTTTGTATCACTTTTCCAAGTGAATTTTAAAAGTCCTCCATGAAGTAATTTTAAATCTTCACTAGAAAGACCAACTAATAGTATATTTCATCCCCATCAGCATTAACAAAAAAACGGATAAAGTTACTAAAACAATGAATCAAATGAGGTTTTCTAATTAAAATATCATCAGTAATATATTCAATTAAGTTTTAATCCTTATTTTTTGATTTTAATTTTAGTGTTTTTGTTTATTGCGTAATTTTGGTTTGCTGATTTTATAACTACTTTGTGTGTTCCGACTTTTAAACAACATGTGTGTAAGTGAGTTTGTCCCTTTTCGTCGGTTATTAGTGTGTATGTTTTGTATTTTTTTCCTGTAAAGTATTTTACTTTGATTTTAATAAAAGGTACTGCTTTTTTGGTTTTTTTGTTGATGATTTTGATGTTTAATTTTTTGTCCCTGTGGACTTTAGCTGTGATTTTATTTGTTTTTACAATTGTGGGGATTTTATTGATTTTAATATTGACCTTTTGGGTTGGTGATTTATAATTGTTTAAAATATTAATATAAGCTTTATAGTTTCCTGTTTTCCATTTTGATACATTAAATTTGGCTTTTCCATTTTTATTTGTAGTTGCATAGTATGTTTTACCATTGACTTTTAATGCTAATTTAACATTACTAATGAAATAATAATTTTTTATATCCATAAGTTCAACTGTGAAATATTTTCCTGAATTATATATGGTTTTAAAATTATCAGCATGGATAAATGCTGGAACTTTATTAACTTTAATAATCGCATTAGCACTATACTTATAACTATAATAATGAATATTTGTAAGATAATTATCAAAATAGTCATTATCATGACTACTTAATTCAACATTGTAAATACCATCATTTAAATTATCAGGTAACTTTAAAACACCTAAACCCTTATCATCAATAGTTAGGTTAAATATTTTATCATAACCTTTTTTAAATATGTGTACTTTAACAATGTCTCCTTTAAATGGAATATCTCCTAAACTAAATTTAACAAGAAAATTACCTGCTGTTCCATAGTTTATGGAAAGATTATTAGCAGTTAAATGTCCTTTAGAGTTTACAACAACACGATAAAATCGAGCAGGTTTAGATGGATCATTATCATATAAATCTCCAATATAATCACCATGAACAACACCCTCTAAAAACTTATACTTAGGGACAAACCCTACATTCTCATTATATCCGGTGTTATTGAAGAAAAGTGTATCTCGAATAGTTCCGTTTGCCCCTTCCCAATAAATAGCACCACTTCCACCATAACCCGCACTATGAAATTTATTATCATATACTGATGAAGCGATTATAGTTCCATTATTACCTTTCCAATATATAGCACCACCAGGACCTCTTTCTAAAGGTTCAAAGATAGATCCAATAACCCCATCTACTTTCCCATTTATTATTCTTAAGTTTTTTAGTACTACATTGTCGGAAAGTATGTATAATACCCTGTATTTTTTATTAGCGTCTAAAGTACTGGACCCATTTTTGCTTGTGATTGTTATGCTTTTATTAACAACTATTTGATGACCAGTACTTTTATAAGTTCCATTAAGAACAATAGTATCATTATCGTTTGCTATGTTAATTGTTTTTTGAATATCTTCAAAAGTGCTCCCATTAACATATCTAACTACCCCACCTGTTTTATCCAAAGGAGTATTATCCGTATTAGATGGATAAAAAAGATTTGAAGCATCCGTATTATCTTCTACTATTGCATCATTAATGCTCTCATTAGCTGATACTAATCCTATGCTGAATATCAAAATAATTAATAATAATGTTGATATTAATATTTTATTCATTATTATATCCTCCTTTTATTTTATTATTTTTATATTTCTGGTACAAGATATTGTGTATTTGTTGTTTGCAGAACTCATGATAAGCTTATGTGAATATCATTCATGAATAATAATATTAGCAGTCAAATTACAAGATTCCTCATAAGTATCATTAGATTCATTAGTTTCATCATCACTTTCATTTAAATCATCATCCTCACCAACACATAACATCACCAGTACTCTGAACAGTTGAATCAATTGAACGGGTTTAATATATTATTTGCTGGATTGTTCTCTGTATTATTATCAGTTGCATACACCGAACTTAAACTTAAAAATAAACTAAGAAAAGCACAAATACTATCAAAAAGTTCTTTTTAAATAACATAATCCATAACCAATTTTTTGAATATACTATTTTTTTAATTAAAAATAGTAATATATTTTTCAATATTTTAATAAATTATTATAATAATGCGTATATAAACTAGACATATTTAAATATTTCGGTACTTTCAAAAACTTTAGTGATTTTGTTTTAAATAATTTTTTAAAACTTTTTTAATAACTTATTTTCGATTTTATTGTTTGTTCTGATTATATTTTTACTATGATGTGGTTTGTAATCTTTTTTGAATTATGGAATGATTAAATCTTAACTAATTCTATGAATAATAGTTAGAATGTTTGATTTCAATTCAAATAATTTGTTTTTTCTTCTAATATTTTCATTGAATTTACTTATTATTTTAAATATAGTTTTATAAGTGAAATTTAGTTTTTTATAATTTTAAAGCTATAAATTCTAAAAATTTATTCATAAAAACTTCATTATAAAAAAAACTATAAACAGTTAAATAAAACGAAATTTACAGACCATTAAACTATTTTTTCCATTTTAAAATAGTTTTTCCAAATGGGCTAATATAATCTTTTTCAAAAGCGACTTTTAAATCTTCTATTGAGGATATATTACAAATATTAGTTATTAATTTGTTTAATGAAATAAATAGTTCAGGGTGCTTTTTTAAAATATCTACAACACCTATAAAATCTTCCCTTTCACTCCTACTATTTCCTTGAAGTGTTAGTCCTTTTTCTAAAAGCATGCGAGTATTTATAGGTACTGGATATTCACTAACTCCAAATAAGTTAATTGTTCCTTGAGGATTTATTATATCAATTATTTGGCTAATTGCTGATTGTGAAGCGCTTGAACCAACACATTCAAATCCATGATCTATCCAAACATCATCAACATCATGAATCCGATAAATTTCATCAGCAAAGGAAAATAAGTTTAAATTCTCTAAATGCTTTCCAAATACGATTATTTTAGATTTTGGATAGATTATTTTTAAAAATAGTGCTGTAATATAACCTAAGTTTCCATCTCCCCAAATACCTAAACGTTCTTTTTTTGTAATAGCTATTTTTGAAAATTTATCAATTCCTTGATAAGCCACACTTATAAGTTCAATAAAAGCAGAAACTTTCAAATCAAAGTTATCTGGAAGTTTTACAATTCTATCAGGAGTTAATTTGATTAAATCACTTGTAAAACCATCAAATCCGCTACCTCTAAACATAGATTTAGGTGAATAATTAGCTCTATACCCATTATCATCACTAGGAGTATTAGGAATCATTACAACTTTGTCTTTAGGTTTAAATGAATTTGTAGAGTCAAATACAACTTCACCAACACCTTCATGAATTAATGCCATTGGAAGCTTTTTTTCAAGTATATCAGAAGGTCTTGTTCCTTGATAATACCTTTGATCTGCCTGACAAATGGATAAATAAAGTGGTCTTACAATTACTCCATCTAAATCAATTTCATCAATAGCTTCTTCAAAAAATTTTGGAGATTTCAACCTATAAACAATATTAATCATATTTTATTCCTTTAGGATTGTATTAGCTAATTTCAAATCATAAGGATAAGTTATTTTAATATTTGTAACTTCTCCTTCAACTAAATGTACATCTTCATTTTGAAGTGTGAATATTTTACAAGCGTCTGTTAAAATTTCTTTTTCATCATCAGTTAAATTATTAATTAATTTAAGTAATTTTTCTATTTTAAAACTTTGTGGGGTTTGGCCTTGATAGTAATAATCTCTTATAGGAATATTATCAATTATCTCACCATTAAAACTTTTAACAATTGTATCAGTAGCGGAAACTACTGTATCACATGCACCGAACTTTTTTGCAGCTTTAATATTATCTTCAATAATTCTATGAGTTACAAAAGGACGAACAGAATCATGGGTTAAAATTATTGATTCAGAGTCAACATCATAATTATCAAAAATATGATTAATACTTCTAACTAAGGTATCATTTCTTGTATCTCCACCTTCAATAACTACAATATCACTATAATCTGCAATATATTCTTCAATTAAATTTACAGTGTGATTTATATAGTTTTGAGGTGTTAAAATAATAATTTTATCAATGCTCGAATTTATAACAAATTTTTCAACAGTGTGAATGATAACTGGCTTGTCACCTAAGTTTAAAAATTGTTTAGGAGTGTCTGTTCCTCCCATTCTAGAACCTACTCCTCCAGCTAAAATAGCTGCAAAAATCATTTTAATTCACCTTTTCAAAGATTATTAAAAAATGTGATTTGCCTTCAGAAATATCTTCACCAATTTCTTCATTTAGATAAACTTTTTTAAAGTTATGATGATTAAATGCTTCCTCAAGTTCATCTGGTGAGCTTCTCATTTGGAATTTTGGTCCTTTTGGAACTTCCCATTTTTTATAATCCATTACAGCTACCCTACCCCCAGTTTTTGTTATTCTTGAAAATTCATTAATTGCTTCATCAATTTGTCTTGAAGCTTTAAAACCATGGAAAACATTTACCATAAGTACAATGTCTATTGATGAATCTTCAACACCATTAATACCTTTTGGAATATCAGCGCAGATATTAATAAGATTTTTAATGTTATTTTTTAGTTTGTAATTTTCCATATCCTCAATAGATGCATCGTAAATATCAACTGCATAAACAGTTCCTGAATTAAGATATTCATTTAAAACTGTTATAGCAACATGACCATCACCACATCCAGTATCCATGAAAACTTCATCACCTTTAAAGTTTAATATATCTAAAAATTCATGAGAATCCAAAAAGCTTTCACTTGAAAAACCATGAGCCCTATGTCCATTTTGAGTTTTTGCCATAATTTCACCTTATATTAATTATAATTTTTAAAAAGAATACTATTTAATATTTAAGATATAAAAAGTATCAAGTCAGGCTTTTTGACAAATATTAATTTTAGTTTAATCATATGATATATGCTCATTACTATTTTAATCTAATTTTTATATATATCTATCTAATTTCATGTATTATCAATAGTTAATATTTGATATTAGTAGTATATAGATATTTTTTAAAGATTGTATGATTTTTATATTTTAAAAATATTTATTATTTAAAGAAGTTGATACTGATTTATTTAATAATGATGTATTAGATAAAAATTAAAAAATTTTAGTTTGAAAAAATTAATATAGAAAAAAGAATTTTAAAATTCAACATTATATGTTCTAAACCAATTTATTTAAATTTTTGGAATTTCACTTTCAGGGACTTCATAATCATAAAATGCCTTATAAATCCTATCTGTTTTGTTGATTAAAGATCCAATAGAAATTTCAATAGTATTTGAAGTTAGATTGAAGTTTTCATGATTAAAAGTAAATCTGCCTACACCATCAATAACATTGAAATTAACTTCTACTTCTTTATCACTTCCTCGGTTTAATGTTGCATATAAATTAAATTTTGGAAGACCACTAGCTAATTCATCATTATTATAAAACTTAACTTCATAACTTCCATTACCAGTGCAATTAATTTCATTAAATTTAATTTCAGATGTTTTAATTCTTGGACACATTGTTCCAAATCCAACAATACCTGTTTCTATATCCCAAGTTACAAGACTATTTGTTCCATACCAGTTAGCTCCAACATGCAATTTAGCTGAATCATTATTTACACCAGGTCCGTAAATTCCACCAGGATTTGCACTTAATTCACCAAGAATCATCATACTCGGACCTTTAGCATTTCTA
This genomic window contains:
- a CDS encoding right-handed parallel beta-helix repeat-containing protein: MNKILISTLLLIILIFSIGLVSANESINDAIVEDNTDASNLFYPSNTDNTPLDKTGGVVRYVNGSTFEDIQKTINIANDNDTIVLNGTYKSTGHQIVVNKSITITSKNGSSTLDANKKYRVLYILSDNVVLKNLRIINGKVDGVIGSIFEPLERGPGGAIYWKGNNGTIIASSVYDNKFHSAGYGGSGAIYWEGANGTIRDTLFFNNTGYNENVGFVPKYKFLEGVVHGDYIGDLYDNDPSKPARFYRVVVNSKGHLTANNLSINYGTAGNFLVKFSLGDIPFKGDIVKVHIFKKGYDKIFNLTIDDKGLGVLKLPDNLNDGIYNVELSSHDNDYFDNYLTNIHYYSYKYSANAIIKVNKVPAFIHADNFKTIYNSGKYFTVELMDIKNYYFISNVKLALKVNGKTYYATTNKNGKAKFNVSKWKTGNYKAYINILNNYKSPTQKVNIKINKIPTIVKTNKITAKVHRDKKLNIKIINKKTKKAVPFIKIKVKYFTGKKYKTYTLITDEKGQTHLHTCCLKVGTHKVVIKSANQNYAINKNTKIKIKK
- a CDS encoding zinc-binding dehydrogenase, which codes for MINIVYRLKSPKFFEEAIDEIDLDGVIVRPLYLSICQADQRYYQGTRPSDILEKKLPMALIHEGVGEVVFDSTNSFKPKDKVVMIPNTPSDDNGYRANYSPKSMFRGSGFDGFTSDLIKLTPDRIVKLPDNFDLKVSAFIELISVAYQGIDKFSKIAITKKERLGIWGDGNLGYITALFLKIIYPKSKIIVFGKHLENLNLFSFADEIYRIHDVDDVWIDHGFECVGSSASQSAISQIIDIINPQGTINLFGVSEYPVPINTRMLLEKGLTLQGNSRSEREDFIGVVDILKKHPELFISLNKLITNICNISSIEDLKVAFEKDYISPFGKTILKWKK
- a CDS encoding IspD/TarI family cytidylyltransferase, translating into MIFAAILAGGVGSRMGGTDTPKQFLNLGDKPVIIHTVEKFVINSSIDKIIILTPQNYINHTVNLIEEYIADYSDIVVIEGGDTRNDTLVRSINHIFDNYDVDSESIILTHDSVRPFVTHRIIEDNIKAAKKFGACDTVVSATDTIVKSFNGEIIDNIPIRDYYYQGQTPQSFKIEKLLKLINNLTDDEKEILTDACKIFTLQNEDVHLVEGEVTNIKITYPYDLKLANTILKE
- a CDS encoding class I SAM-dependent methyltransferase; the protein is MAKTQNGHRAHGFSSESFLDSHEFLDILNFKGDEVFMDTGCGDGHVAITVLNEYLNSGTVYAVDIYDASIEDMENYKLKNNIKNLINICADIPKGINGVEDSSIDIVLMVNVFHGFKASRQIDEAINEFSRITKTGGRVAVMDYKKWEVPKGPKFQMRSSPDELEEAFNHHNFKKVYLNEEIGEDISEGKSHFLIIFEKVN